One Microbacterium sp. No. 7 genomic window carries:
- a CDS encoding COX15/CtaA family protein, producing the protein MSDARTIDRPRGRSAAWLPERVDGRIRLLAWLNLIGNVVIIGTGGAVRLTGSGLGCPTWPMCTPESLVPTAALVDDGIHSLIEFGNRMMSPILGILALVLLVLVWRLRESRRDLFVLAWIIMGGIVAQAVVGGITVLTGLNPYIVGFHYIASLVLVCVCTVVVVRCHDGAGARERAVPAWFAVLSHVTGLALAVTIVFGVLTTGSGPHSGDATVVRDGFDASLLAHVHSWPGYILAGLVLVLTIAAFALRLPPRAWLVALAVVIAVQVFVGVWQAREGLPPLLVGVHMVLAAISASVYTVVVLRLKRRVAG; encoded by the coding sequence ATGAGCGACGCACGGACCATCGACCGACCGCGCGGACGCTCCGCCGCCTGGCTGCCCGAGCGGGTCGACGGGCGCATCCGGCTGCTCGCGTGGCTGAACCTCATCGGCAACGTCGTCATCATCGGCACCGGCGGCGCCGTGCGGCTCACCGGATCGGGCCTCGGCTGCCCCACGTGGCCGATGTGCACGCCCGAGTCCCTCGTGCCGACCGCCGCGCTCGTCGACGACGGCATCCACTCGCTCATCGAGTTCGGCAACCGCATGATGAGCCCGATCCTCGGGATCCTCGCGCTCGTGCTGCTCGTCCTCGTGTGGCGGCTGCGGGAGAGCCGCCGCGACCTGTTCGTGCTCGCGTGGATCATCATGGGCGGCATCGTCGCCCAGGCCGTCGTGGGCGGCATCACGGTGCTGACGGGGCTCAACCCGTACATCGTCGGCTTCCACTACATCGCGTCGCTCGTGCTCGTGTGCGTCTGCACGGTCGTGGTCGTCCGCTGCCACGACGGGGCCGGCGCCCGCGAGCGGGCCGTCCCCGCGTGGTTCGCCGTCCTCAGCCACGTCACGGGGCTCGCCCTCGCCGTCACGATCGTGTTCGGCGTGCTCACGACCGGATCCGGCCCGCACTCGGGCGATGCGACCGTCGTGCGCGACGGCTTCGACGCCTCCCTGCTCGCGCACGTGCACTCGTGGCCCGGCTACATCCTCGCGGGGCTGGTCCTCGTGCTCACGATCGCGGCGTTCGCGCTGCGGCTGCCGCCGCGCGCCTGGCTCGTCGCCCTCGCCGTCGTGATCGCCGTACAGGTCTTCGTGGGCGTGTGGCAGGCGCGCGAGGGACTGCCGCCGCTGCTCGTCGGCGTCCACATGGTGCTGGCCGCGATCTCGGCGTCCGTCTACACGGTCGTCGTGCTGCGCCTGAAGAGGCGCGTCGCGGGCTGA
- the dctP gene encoding TRAP transporter substrate-binding protein DctP, with protein sequence MGLALIASGCTAAGEKDGTVTLVMADGFSAKHPVGKGGSQVFLEYIREHGPAVGLELDYYGAGQLGSQADMLNLVRTRAVDIGYLVPSYLANEVPLTGIGDLPGLAEDTCEASDIIAGTMRPGGFVYENELHARNIQVLWGGLIADLEVITSTQQITTPDDLHGLLIRSAGGISDRVIYGLGAAPVQLPSGDIYEAVARGTVAGLTTSPYVINAYGLVDEIGYSTAGANLGATSFYLTINHEAWEELDEAQQAVLVEASALAHDGTCETLAEANAGATGTLEDAGVVFTPVDDSNRAQWSGALENIRESWVSDLESVGIPAGDALADVEQRLTGGDR encoded by the coding sequence GTGGGCTTGGCGCTGATCGCGTCAGGATGCACGGCGGCCGGCGAGAAGGACGGAACCGTCACGCTCGTCATGGCCGACGGCTTCTCCGCGAAGCACCCCGTGGGCAAGGGCGGATCGCAGGTCTTCCTCGAGTACATCCGAGAGCACGGGCCCGCCGTCGGGCTCGAGCTCGACTACTACGGCGCCGGCCAGCTCGGCAGCCAGGCCGACATGCTGAACCTCGTGCGCACGCGCGCCGTCGACATCGGCTACCTCGTGCCGTCGTATCTGGCCAACGAGGTGCCGCTCACGGGCATCGGCGACCTGCCGGGTCTCGCGGAGGACACGTGCGAGGCGAGCGACATCATCGCCGGCACGATGCGGCCGGGTGGCTTCGTCTATGAGAACGAACTGCACGCGCGCAACATCCAGGTGCTGTGGGGAGGACTCATCGCCGATCTCGAGGTGATCACCTCGACGCAGCAGATCACGACGCCCGACGATCTGCACGGCCTGCTCATCCGCAGCGCGGGCGGCATCAGCGACCGCGTCATCTACGGTCTCGGCGCCGCACCCGTGCAGCTGCCCTCCGGCGACATCTACGAGGCCGTCGCGCGCGGCACCGTCGCGGGCCTCACGACCTCCCCGTACGTCATCAACGCGTACGGACTCGTCGATGAGATCGGCTACAGCACGGCGGGTGCCAACCTGGGGGCGACGAGCTTCTACCTCACGATCAACCACGAGGCGTGGGAAGAGCTCGACGAGGCGCAGCAGGCGGTGCTGGTCGAGGCGTCCGCGCTCGCACACGACGGCACGTGCGAGACGCTCGCCGAAGCGAACGCCGGCGCGACCGGCACGCTCGAAGACGCGGGCGTGGTCTTCACTCCCGTCGACGACAGCAATCGCGCCCAGTGGAGCGGAGCGCTGGAGAACATCCGTGAGAGCTGGGTGAGCGACCTGGAGAGCGTCGGCATCCCCGCCGGCGACGCTCTCGCCGATGTCGAGCAGCGTCTGACAGGAGGAGACCGATGA
- a CDS encoding TRAP transporter small permease: MNATAPTAHAETGVERTPFGYITATHPRLDRIQNAISAVCAVIASIAIVLTTILVIVGIVARAVFDAPIGWSVAFIEMYLLTATAFFGIVAAYRGGAHIAVVSLFNRMPERAKKPLLVLSYVAVLIGLGSLFWAGISGTAYAIAISMGPVPGSSELLIPGWIMQIIVPISMGLGIVVVGIDLVREVFSPWDAPRTNYEPGDDVDEAIAAVPVLTDDAFDTDAPPTTAVTQIPGGRKKGIR, encoded by the coding sequence ATGAACGCCACCGCCCCGACCGCTCACGCCGAGACCGGCGTCGAACGCACGCCCTTCGGCTATATCACCGCAACGCACCCTCGGCTCGACCGCATCCAGAACGCGATCTCGGCCGTGTGCGCCGTCATCGCGAGCATCGCGATCGTGCTCACCACGATCCTCGTGATCGTGGGCATCGTGGCGCGCGCCGTCTTCGACGCGCCCATCGGCTGGTCGGTCGCCTTCATCGAGATGTACCTTCTGACCGCGACGGCGTTCTTCGGGATCGTCGCCGCCTATCGCGGCGGCGCGCACATCGCCGTGGTCAGCCTGTTCAACAGGATGCCGGAACGCGCGAAGAAGCCGCTGCTCGTGCTCAGCTACGTGGCCGTGCTCATCGGGCTCGGCTCCCTGTTCTGGGCCGGCATCTCGGGCACGGCGTACGCGATCGCCATCTCGATGGGCCCCGTGCCGGGATCGTCGGAACTGCTCATCCCCGGGTGGATCATGCAGATCATCGTGCCGATCTCGATGGGACTGGGAATCGTCGTGGTCGGCATCGACCTGGTCCGCGAGGTCTTCTCTCCCTGGGACGCGCCGCGCACGAACTACGAGCCCGGCGATGACGTCGACGAGGCGATCGCCGCGGTCCCCGTGCTCACCGACGACGCGTTCGACACCGACGCGCCACCGACGACCGCCGTGACGCAGATTCCCGGTGGCCGCAAGAAGGGAATCCGCTGA
- a CDS encoding TRAP transporter large permease: protein MLLAVLVVLIMLRVPVAFAILVAGLVGLIAQFSAEGVVGVMEVIPLGSVQSLSLTAIPLFILMAHFMLLSGMMDALFTTARTWFGRLPGGTGVASIAAGVGFSSVSGSSTAAAATLAQTTTKQMIREGYRPETASGIVASVGTLAGMIPPSVILVFYAITAEANVGDMIIAGLVPGIIIAAALLFTMYLPAILRRVTLPSGEATDWSSKLKSLANALPIFAIFIVVIGLIFLGIATPTESAAVGALAAFVYAALRGKATLYGIWHSLLDTVKSTGMIFAIVIAAHVFGYAFAKTGSTAELVAWVGGLDVPPLVIMLILLVLYIVLGFFMDQLAIIALTVPIVLPLVVLLGYDAVWFGVFIVLMGEIGLITPPLGLNIFVVARSARRDTVEVFRGAAPYAIAMAIVAVVFILWPEIVLWLPNAM from the coding sequence ATGCTCCTGGCCGTTCTCGTCGTCCTCATCATGCTGCGCGTGCCGGTCGCCTTCGCGATCCTCGTCGCCGGCCTGGTGGGCCTCATCGCCCAGTTCTCCGCCGAGGGCGTCGTCGGCGTCATGGAGGTGATCCCCCTCGGCTCCGTGCAGAGCCTGTCGCTGACGGCGATCCCGCTGTTCATCCTGATGGCGCACTTCATGCTGCTCTCCGGAATGATGGATGCCCTCTTCACGACCGCCCGCACGTGGTTCGGGCGCCTGCCGGGCGGCACCGGCGTCGCGTCGATCGCGGCCGGCGTCGGCTTCTCGTCGGTCTCGGGCTCGTCGACAGCGGCGGCCGCGACCCTCGCCCAGACAACGACCAAGCAGATGATCCGCGAGGGGTACCGTCCCGAGACCGCGTCGGGCATCGTGGCATCGGTCGGCACGCTCGCCGGAATGATCCCGCCGAGCGTCATCCTGGTCTTCTATGCCATCACAGCCGAGGCCAACGTCGGCGACATGATCATCGCGGGCCTCGTGCCGGGCATCATCATCGCGGCGGCGCTGCTGTTCACGATGTACCTGCCGGCGATCCTGCGCCGCGTGACCCTGCCCTCGGGCGAGGCCACCGACTGGTCGAGCAAGCTCAAGAGTCTCGCGAACGCGCTGCCGATCTTCGCGATCTTCATCGTCGTGATCGGCCTCATCTTTCTCGGCATCGCGACGCCGACGGAGTCGGCCGCCGTCGGCGCCCTCGCGGCGTTCGTCTACGCGGCGCTGCGCGGCAAGGCCACGCTCTACGGCATCTGGCATTCGCTCCTCGACACGGTGAAGTCGACCGGCATGATCTTCGCGATCGTGATCGCCGCGCACGTCTTCGGCTACGCGTTCGCCAAGACCGGCAGCACGGCGGAGCTCGTCGCGTGGGTCGGCGGGCTCGACGTGCCGCCGCTCGTCATCATGCTGATCCTGCTGGTGCTCTACATCGTGCTCGGTTTCTTCATGGACCAGCTCGCGATCATCGCGCTCACGGTGCCCATCGTGCTGCCGCTCGTCGTGCTGCTGGGCTATGACGCGGTGTGGTTCGGCGTGTTCATCGTGCTCATGGGCGAGATCGGCCTCATCACGCCGCCCCTCGGCCTCAACATCTTCGTCGTCGCGCGTTCGGCGCGACGAGACACGGTGGAGGTGTTCCGGGGTGCCGCGCCGTACGCGATCGCGATGGCGATCGTGGCCGTGGTCTTCATCCTGTGGCCCGAGATCGTGCTCTGGCTGCCGAACGCGATGTAG
- a CDS encoding heme o synthase: protein MTSTRAPETDSATTRRRIGRTIRAYVALTKPRVLELLLVTTVPVMILAQQGMPDLWLVLATVIGGSLSAGSAASFNMYLDRDIDAHMARTDNRPIVTGEVSPRAALVFSWVLAVASTVWLAVTTNWLAAALSAFAIFFYVVVYTMILKRRTEQNIVWGGIAGCFPVLIGWSAVTGSLTWAPWILFLVVFLWTPPHYWPLSMKYKDDYEDVDVPMLGATRDSTQVGLQVILYAWATLAASLLLIPVAPMGLVYTVSALVFGGWFVVESHILYNRSVRGEQIKPMRVFHASITYLTLLFVAIAIDPLLPF, encoded by the coding sequence ATGACGAGTACGCGCGCGCCCGAAACGGACTCGGCGACCACGCGTCGCCGCATCGGCAGGACGATCCGCGCCTATGTCGCGCTGACCAAGCCCCGGGTGCTCGAGCTGCTGCTCGTCACGACCGTGCCGGTCATGATCCTCGCGCAGCAGGGCATGCCCGACCTGTGGCTCGTGCTCGCGACCGTCATCGGGGGATCGCTGAGCGCGGGCTCCGCCGCGTCGTTCAACATGTACCTCGACCGCGACATCGACGCGCACATGGCGCGCACCGACAACCGGCCGATCGTCACGGGCGAGGTCTCGCCGCGCGCCGCGCTCGTCTTCTCGTGGGTGCTGGCCGTGGCGTCCACCGTCTGGCTCGCCGTCACGACGAACTGGCTCGCCGCGGCGCTGAGCGCGTTCGCGATCTTCTTCTACGTCGTCGTCTACACGATGATCCTCAAGCGCCGGACCGAGCAGAACATCGTGTGGGGCGGCATCGCCGGCTGCTTCCCGGTGCTCATCGGCTGGTCGGCCGTCACGGGATCGCTCACCTGGGCGCCGTGGATCCTCTTCCTCGTCGTCTTCCTCTGGACGCCCCCGCACTACTGGCCGCTGTCGATGAAGTACAAGGACGACTACGAGGACGTCGACGTGCCGATGCTCGGCGCGACGCGCGACAGCACGCAGGTCGGCCTGCAGGTCATCCTCTACGCCTGGGCGACGCTCGCCGCGTCGCTGCTGCTCATCCCCGTGGCGCCCATGGGACTCGTCTACACGGTCTCGGCGCTCGTCTTCGGCGGCTGGTTCGTCGTCGAGTCGCACATCCTCTACAACCGCTCGGTGCGCGGCGAGCAGATCAAGCCCATGCGCGTCTTCCACGCGTCGATCACCTACCTCACGCTGCTGTTCGTGGCGATCGCGATCGACCCGCTGCTCCCGTTCTGA
- the tkt gene encoding transketolase — MSELQWDEIDRRAVDTARVLAADAVERVGNGHPGTAMSLAPVAYLLYQRVLRHDPADTDWLGRDRFILSAGHSSLTQYVQLYLGGFGLELDDLKALRTWGSKTPGHPEYGHTKGVEITTGPLGQGLASAVGFAYAARYERGLFDPEAPAGTSPFDHFVYVIAGDGDLQEGVTSEAGSLAGHQRLGNLIAIYDSNQISIEDDTTIAFTEDVRARYEAYGWQVLEVDWKRTGAYVEDVQELYAAIEQARAETGRPSLIILRTIIGWPAPGKQNTGKIHGSALGADELAATKTALGFDPEQAFEVADDVIAHTRGLAGRAAEARAAWQASFDAWAAAHPERKALLDRLEAHALPEGIEDALPVFETGKDVATRAASGQVINALAAELPELWGGSADLAESNLTTIKGAKSFVPAEWSTHEWSGDPYGRVLHFGIREHAMGAIVNGIVLHGPTRAFGGTFLIFSDYMRPAVRLAALMNVPSVFVWTHDSVALGEDGPTHQPIEQLASLRLIPNFTVVRPADANETAAAWLEILRRHGGPTGIALTRQNVPVFPRGEDGFATTEGVAKGAYVLIDAPGLEDGAHPDVILVATGSEVQLAVQARETLAAEGVRARVVSAPSLEWFAEQDEAYRESVLPSAVTARVSVEAGTTPLWKSVVGDRGRTVGIDHFGASADYKTLFREFGVTAEAVVDAARATLADG, encoded by the coding sequence GTGTCGGAACTGCAGTGGGATGAGATCGATCGACGTGCCGTGGACACGGCGCGCGTGCTGGCGGCGGATGCCGTGGAGAGGGTCGGCAACGGCCACCCCGGCACCGCGATGAGCCTGGCACCGGTCGCGTATCTGCTGTACCAGCGCGTGCTGCGCCACGACCCGGCCGACACCGACTGGCTGGGACGCGACCGGTTCATCCTGTCGGCGGGCCACTCGTCGCTGACGCAGTACGTGCAGCTGTACCTGGGCGGGTTCGGCCTCGAGCTCGACGACCTGAAGGCGCTGCGCACGTGGGGCTCGAAGACGCCCGGGCACCCGGAGTACGGCCACACCAAGGGCGTGGAGATCACGACGGGTCCGCTGGGCCAGGGTCTGGCCTCCGCGGTCGGGTTCGCGTACGCGGCGCGCTACGAGCGCGGCCTGTTCGACCCGGAGGCCCCGGCCGGCACCTCGCCGTTCGACCACTTCGTGTACGTGATCGCCGGCGACGGCGACCTGCAGGAGGGCGTGACCAGCGAGGCGGGCTCGCTGGCGGGCCACCAGCGGCTGGGCAACCTGATCGCGATCTACGACTCGAACCAGATCTCGATCGAGGACGACACGACGATCGCGTTCACGGAGGATGTGCGGGCCCGCTACGAGGCGTACGGCTGGCAGGTGCTCGAGGTCGACTGGAAGAGGACCGGCGCATACGTCGAGGACGTGCAGGAGCTGTACGCGGCGATCGAGCAAGCCCGGGCCGAGACCGGCCGCCCGTCGCTGATCATCCTGAGGACGATCATCGGATGGCCCGCCCCCGGCAAGCAGAACACGGGCAAGATCCACGGCTCCGCCCTGGGCGCCGACGAGCTGGCCGCCACGAAGACCGCGCTCGGCTTCGACCCGGAGCAGGCCTTCGAGGTCGCGGACGACGTCATCGCGCACACCCGCGGCCTGGCCGGCCGTGCCGCCGAGGCGCGCGCCGCCTGGCAGGCCTCGTTCGATGCGTGGGCCGCCGCGCACCCGGAGCGCAAGGCCCTGCTGGACCGCCTCGAGGCGCACGCGCTGCCCGAGGGGATCGAGGACGCGCTGCCCGTGTTCGAGACCGGCAAGGACGTCGCCACCCGGGCGGCGTCGGGCCAGGTCATCAACGCCCTGGCCGCCGAGCTCCCCGAGCTGTGGGGCGGATCGGCCGACCTGGCCGAGTCGAACCTGACCACGATCAAGGGCGCGAAGAGCTTCGTCCCCGCGGAGTGGTCGACCCACGAGTGGTCGGGCGACCCGTACGGGCGCGTGCTGCACTTCGGCATCCGCGAGCACGCGATGGGCGCGATCGTCAACGGCATCGTGCTGCACGGCCCGACGCGCGCCTTCGGCGGCACGTTCCTCATCTTCAGCGACTACATGCGCCCCGCGGTGCGCCTGGCGGCGCTGATGAACGTGCCGAGCGTGTTCGTGTGGACGCACGACTCGGTCGCGCTCGGCGAGGACGGCCCGACGCACCAGCCGATCGAGCAGCTCGCCTCGCTGCGCCTCATCCCGAACTTCACCGTCGTCCGTCCGGCCGACGCGAACGAGACCGCGGCCGCGTGGCTGGAGATCCTCCGCCGCCACGGCGGGCCCACGGGCATCGCCCTCACCCGGCAGAACGTGCCCGTCTTCCCGCGCGGCGAGGACGGCTTCGCGACGACCGAGGGCGTCGCCAAGGGCGCGTACGTGCTCATCGACGCCCCCGGGCTCGAGGACGGCGCGCACCCCGACGTGATCCTGGTCGCGACCGGCTCCGAGGTGCAGCTCGCCGTGCAGGCGCGCGAGACCCTCGCCGCCGAGGGCGTGAGGGCCCGCGTCGTCTCGGCTCCGTCACTGGAGTGGTTCGCCGAGCAGGACGAGGCGTACCGCGAGAGCGTGCTGCCGTCCGCGGTGACCGCCCGCGTGTCGGTCGAGGCCGGCACGACCCCGCTGTGGAAGAGCGTCGTGGGCGACCGCGGGCGCACCGTCGGCATCGACCACTTCGGCGCCTCCGCCGACTACAAGACCCTGTTCCGCGAGTTCGGCGTCACCGCCGAGGCGGTCGTCGACGCCGCCCGGGCGACGCTCGCGGACGGCTGA